The following coding sequences are from one Triticum aestivum cultivar Chinese Spring chromosome 5A, IWGSC CS RefSeq v2.1, whole genome shotgun sequence window:
- the LOC123104968 gene encoding premnaspirodiene oxygenase, with protein MDELYVQSLVLAAVAVALLQVLKVYLNPVRERAPPGPWKLPVIGSMHHLLNVLPHRKLRDLADAHGPLMMLQLGQTPLLVVSSKETARLVLKTHDTNFATRPKLLAGEIVGYEWADILFSPSGDYWRKLRQLCAAEILSPKRVLSFRHIREDEVMMRVEQIRVAGPSTPVNLSVMFHSVTNSIVARAAFGKKRKNAAEFMAAIKSGVGLASGFNIPDLFPTWTTMLATITGMKRSLQGIYTTVDAILEEIIAERKAARAEKIKNGATENVDENLVDVLIGLQEKGGFGFHLDDSRMKAIILDMFAGGTGTSASAMEWGMSELMRNPRVMKKLQAQIREAFKGKAAVTEADLQASNLQYLKLVIKEALRLHPPAPLLVPRESIDQCDMEGYTVPAKSRVVINAWAIGRDPKYWEAAEEFRPERFEDGAVDFTGSSYEFLPFGAGRRMCPGFNYGLASMELALVGLLYHFDWSLPEGVAEVDMEEAPGLGVRRRTPLMLLATPFVPAAVA; from the exons ATGGACGAGCTCTACGTCCAGTCGCTGGTGCTGGCGGCCGTGGCGGTGGCCCTGCTGCAGGTGCTGAAGGTGTACCTGAACCCGGTGCGGGAGAGGGCGCCGCCGGGGCCGTGGAAGCTGCCGGTGATCGGCAGCATGCACCACCTGCTGAACGTGCTGCCGCACCGCAAGCTGCGGGACCTGGCGGACGCGCACGGCCCGCTCATGATGCTGCAGCTCGGCCAGACGCCGCTGCTGGTGGTGTCGTCCAAGGAGACGGCGCGGCTGGTGCTCAAGACCCACGACACCAACTTCGCCACCCGCCCCAAGCTCCTCGCCGGCGAGATCGTCGGCTACGAGTGGGCCGACATCCTCTTCTCCCCCTCCGGCGACTACTGGCGCAAGCTCCGCCAGCTCTGCGCCGCCGAGATCCTCAGCCCCAAGCGCGTGCTCTCCTTCCGCCACATCAGGGAGGACGAG GTGATGATGCGGGTGGAGCAGATCCGCGTGGCTGGGCCGTCGACGCCGGTGAACCTGAGCGTCATGTTCCACAGCGTCACCAACAGCATCGTGGCGCGGGCGGCGTTCGGGAAGAAGCGGAAGAACGCGGCCGAGTTCATGGCCGCCATCAAGTCCGGCGTGGGCCTGGCGAGCGGCTTCAACATCCCCGACCTCTTCCCGACGTGGACCACCATGCTCGCCACCATCACCGGCATGAAGCGCAGCCTCCAGGGCATCTACACCACGGTGGACGCCATCCTGGAGGAGATCATCGCCGAGAGGAAGGCCGCCCGCGCCGAGAAGATCAAGAACGGCGCCACCGAGAACGTGGACGAGAACCTGGTGGACGTGCTCATCGGGCTGCAGGAGAAGGGCGGCTTCGGGTTCCACCTGGACGACAGCAGGATGAAGGCCATCATCCTCGACATGTTCGCGGGCGGCACGggcacgtcggcgtcggcgatgGAGTGGGGGATGTCGGAGCTGATGCGCAACCCGCGGGTTATGAAGAAGCTGCAGGCCCAGATCCGGGAGGCGTTCAAGGGGAAGGCGGCCGTGACGGAGGCCGACCTGCAGGCGAGCAACCTGCAGTACCTGAAGCTGGTGATCAAGGAGGCGCTCCGGTTGCACCCGCcggcgccgctgctggtgccccgggAGAGCATCGACCAGTGCGACATGGAAGGGTACACCGTCCCGGCCAAGTCGCGCGTGGTCATCAACGCGTGGGCCATCGGGCGGGACCCCAAGTACTGGGAGGCTGCCGAGGAGTTCCGGCCGGAGCGGTTCGAGGACGGCGCCGTGGACTTCACCGGCAGCAGCTACGAGTTCCTCCCGTTCGGCGCCGGGCGCAGGATGTGCCCGGGCTTCAACTACGGGCTGGCCAGCATGGAGCTCGCCCTCGTCGGCCTCCTCTACCACTTCGACTGGTCGCTGCCGGAGGGCGTGGCCGAGGTCGACATGGAGGAGGCCCCCGGCCTCGGCGTGCGCCGCCGCACCCCGCTGATGCTCCTCGCCACCCCCTTCGTCCCGGCCGCCGTCGCGTAG